From Cryobacterium sp. GrIS_2_6:
GAAGCGCGGAAGGCGTCGTCGGTTTGATTCCCGCTCCCGCCACACTGGCCCGAACTCCGTCAGAAGTCCGGGTCATTCTTTGCCTGAGACGGGGTCAGTAGGATCCGGCAGCTCCGGTCGGGATGGCGCCGGCGAGCAGCGCCGCGCTGCCGGAGACTCCGAGGCGGCTCGCGCCCGCTTCGATCATGGCGAGGGCATCGTCGAAGCTGCGGACTCCGCCCGACGCCTTCACCTGGGCCCGGTCGCCCACTGTCTGCTTCATCAGACGAACCGCATGCACAGTGGCCCCGCCGGCGGGGTTGAAGCCGGTGGAGGTCTTGACGAAGTCGGCGCCCGCGGCCACGGACGCTTCGCACACGGCGACGATCTCGGCATCGGTCAGGGCCGCGGATTCGATGATGACCTTGAGCACCTTCGGTACGGGGACACTGGCACGCACGGCGGAGATGTCGGCCTGCACGTCGGCGAAGCGGCCGGCCTTGGCCGCACCGATGTCGATGACCATATCGATCTCGTCGGCGCCTT
This genomic window contains:
- the deoC gene encoding deoxyribose-phosphate aldolase, with the protein product MTPPLVDTISIARCIDHTLLKPEATTADVTALVAEAIDLGTYSVCVSPSMLPLTIPDGADLRVAVVCGFPSGKHHSIIKAAEAALSIEQGADEIDMVIDIGAAKAGRFADVQADISAVRASVPVPKVLKVIIESAALTDAEIVAVCEASVAAGADFVKTSTGFNPAGGATVHAVRLMKQTVGDRAQVKASGGVRSFDDALAMIEAGASRLGVSGSAALLAGAIPTGAAGSY